In a genomic window of Rhopalosiphum maidis isolate BTI-1 chromosome 4, ASM367621v3, whole genome shotgun sequence:
- the LOC113550518 gene encoding protein spinster isoform X3, producing the protein MPTQVLHSNRTVKTVLQIMNAEPSSAPNNNSQQHLMNDETVGGRSPITSRQKITVVILCFVNLINYMDRYTIAGILADIQHQFKIGDDKGGLLQTAFVISYMICAPVFGYLGDRYNRKFIMAFGVFLWSLTTIVGSYMNEYYLFLFFRSLVGVGEASYSTIAPTIISDMFVKDVRSKMLALFYFAIPVGSGLGYIVGSETARILGSWHWGLRVTPVLGMLAVLLIMFVMEEPERGQSEGYSHLTTTSWSEDIQLLCRNRSFMLSTAGFTCVAFVTGSLAWWGPQIMWSGLKMQEGYENVTINSVSLNFGIIAMAAGLIGVPLGSYLAQRLKVHYPTADPLICAGGLLISAPLLFLGLALADKYNYFVLVLIFFGQVSLNLNWSIVADILLYVVNPTRRSTAEAFQILFSHAFGDAGSPYLIGVISEILKKLFAKGTIPLLLVSVSLANNNLQTTNGDKQDNISNFHSLQYALFITSFVEVLGAMFFFFTASYIVKDKELAETETPGNIKQT; encoded by the exons ATGCCGACACAAGTGCTCCACAGCAACAGAACCGTAAAAACCGTACTGCAGATAATGAACGCCGAACCATCGTCGGCGCCCAACAACAATTCTCAACAGCATCTGATGAATGACGAGACGGTAGGTGGTCGTTCACCGATCACTAGTAGACAGAAGATCACAGTCGTTATACTATGCTTTGTGAACTTAATCAATTACATGGACCGTTACACAATTGCAG GTATTCTAGCTGATATTCAACACCAATTTAAAATCGGAGATGACAAAGGTGGCTTATTGCAAACCGCATTCGTCATAAGTTACATGATATGCGCTCCGGTTTTTGGGTATCTAGGAGATAGATACAACAGAAAATTTATAATGGCTTTTGGTGTATTTCTATGGTCATTAACTACAATTGTTGGTTCTTATATGAAC gaatactatttatttttgttcttcCGGAGTTTGGTGGGTGTCGGTGAAGCTAGTTATTCGACTATTGCGCCTACAATTATAAGCGATATGTTCGTTAAAGATGTGAGGTCGAAAATGTtggctttattttattttgccatACCCGTGGGAAG cgGTTTGGGATATATTGTTGGCTCGGAAACTGCTAGGATCCTCGGTTCTTGGCACTGGGGATTACGCGTCACGCCAGTGCTCGGCATGTTGGCCGTCCTCTTGATTATGTTCGTTATGGAAGAACCCGAACGAGGTCAGAGCGAAGGGTATTCTCACTTAACTACTACGTCTTGGTCCGAGgacatacaattattgtgtCGGAA TCGGAGTTTTATGTTATCCACTGCGGGATTCACTTGCGTGGCTTTTGTCACTGGATCTTTGGCCTGGTGGGGTCCCCAAATTATGTGGTCAGGACTAAAAATGCAAGAAGGTTACGAAAATGTTACGATAaacag CGTATCGCTGAATTTTGGAATAATAGCCATGGCAGCTGGTCTTATTGGCGTGCCTTTAGGCTCATACTTGGCTCAACGGCTGAAAGTGCACTATCCCACAGCAGACCCGTTGATCTGTGCTGGTGGTCTTCTAATATCGGCTCCATTACTGTTTCTGGGACTAGCGCTTGCagacaaatacaattatttcgtGTTGGTTCTGATATTCTTTGGTCAAGTATCACTGAATCTTAATTGGTCGATCGTAGCCGACATACTTTTA tacgtTGTCAATCCTACTAGAAGATCAACAGCTGAAGcttttcaaattttgttttcacaTGCATTTGGAGATGCTGGTAGCCCATATCTTATTGGAgtg AtttcagaaattttaaaaaaactcttTGCAAAAGGGACCATACCACTACTTTTGGTTTCTGTGTCATTagccaataataatttacaaaccaCCAATGGTGACAAGCAAGATAACATTAGCAACTTTCATAGTCTTCAATATGCATTGTTCATAACAAGTTTTGTTGAAGTGTTAGGAGCTATGTTTTTCTTCTTTACTGCTTCCTATATTGTCAAGGACAAGGAATTAGCTGAAACAGAGACTCCAG GTAATATCAAACAGACATGA
- the LOC113550518 gene encoding protein spinster isoform X2 has protein sequence MPTQVLHSNRTVKTVLQIMNAEPSSAPNNNSQQHLMNDETVGGRSPITSRQKITVVILCFVNLINYMDRYTIAGILADIQHQFKIGDDKGGLLQTAFVISYMICAPVFGYLGDRYNRKFIMAFGVFLWSLTTIVGSYMNEYYLFLFFRSLVGVGEASYSTIAPTIISDMFVKDVRSKMLALFYFAIPVGSGLGYIVGSETARILGSWHWGLRVTPVLGMLAVLLIMFVMEEPERGQSEGYSHLTTTSWSEDIQLLCRNRSFMLSTAGFTCVAFVTGSLAWWGPQIMWSGLKMQEGYENVTINSVSLNFGIIAMAAGLIGVPLGSYLAQRLKVHYPTADPLICAGGLLISAPLLFLGLALADKYNYFVLVLIFFGQVSLNLNWSIVADILLYVVNPTRRSTAEAFQILFSHAFGDAGSPYLIGVISEILKKLFAKGTIPLLLVSVSLANNNLQTTNGDKQDNISNFHSLQYALFITSFVEVLGAMFFFFTASYIVKDKELAETETPDNGPDTVQNRYPVDETRLHGHSNPRFVA, from the exons ATGCCGACACAAGTGCTCCACAGCAACAGAACCGTAAAAACCGTACTGCAGATAATGAACGCCGAACCATCGTCGGCGCCCAACAACAATTCTCAACAGCATCTGATGAATGACGAGACGGTAGGTGGTCGTTCACCGATCACTAGTAGACAGAAGATCACAGTCGTTATACTATGCTTTGTGAACTTAATCAATTACATGGACCGTTACACAATTGCAG GTATTCTAGCTGATATTCAACACCAATTTAAAATCGGAGATGACAAAGGTGGCTTATTGCAAACCGCATTCGTCATAAGTTACATGATATGCGCTCCGGTTTTTGGGTATCTAGGAGATAGATACAACAGAAAATTTATAATGGCTTTTGGTGTATTTCTATGGTCATTAACTACAATTGTTGGTTCTTATATGAAC gaatactatttatttttgttcttcCGGAGTTTGGTGGGTGTCGGTGAAGCTAGTTATTCGACTATTGCGCCTACAATTATAAGCGATATGTTCGTTAAAGATGTGAGGTCGAAAATGTtggctttattttattttgccatACCCGTGGGAAG cgGTTTGGGATATATTGTTGGCTCGGAAACTGCTAGGATCCTCGGTTCTTGGCACTGGGGATTACGCGTCACGCCAGTGCTCGGCATGTTGGCCGTCCTCTTGATTATGTTCGTTATGGAAGAACCCGAACGAGGTCAGAGCGAAGGGTATTCTCACTTAACTACTACGTCTTGGTCCGAGgacatacaattattgtgtCGGAA TCGGAGTTTTATGTTATCCACTGCGGGATTCACTTGCGTGGCTTTTGTCACTGGATCTTTGGCCTGGTGGGGTCCCCAAATTATGTGGTCAGGACTAAAAATGCAAGAAGGTTACGAAAATGTTACGATAaacag CGTATCGCTGAATTTTGGAATAATAGCCATGGCAGCTGGTCTTATTGGCGTGCCTTTAGGCTCATACTTGGCTCAACGGCTGAAAGTGCACTATCCCACAGCAGACCCGTTGATCTGTGCTGGTGGTCTTCTAATATCGGCTCCATTACTGTTTCTGGGACTAGCGCTTGCagacaaatacaattatttcgtGTTGGTTCTGATATTCTTTGGTCAAGTATCACTGAATCTTAATTGGTCGATCGTAGCCGACATACTTTTA tacgtTGTCAATCCTACTAGAAGATCAACAGCTGAAGcttttcaaattttgttttcacaTGCATTTGGAGATGCTGGTAGCCCATATCTTATTGGAgtg AtttcagaaattttaaaaaaactcttTGCAAAAGGGACCATACCACTACTTTTGGTTTCTGTGTCATTagccaataataatttacaaaccaCCAATGGTGACAAGCAAGATAACATTAGCAACTTTCATAGTCTTCAATATGCATTGTTCATAACAAGTTTTGTTGAAGTGTTAGGAGCTATGTTTTTCTTCTTTACTGCTTCCTATATTGTCAAGGACAAGGAATTAGCTGAAACAGAGACTCCAG ATAATGGACCAGATACTGTTCAAAACAGGTATCCCGTGGACGAAACACGTTTGCACGGTCATTCCAATCCCCGTTTTGTAGCctaa
- the LOC113548375 gene encoding probable nuclear transport factor 2 encodes MSMNQLNPAYEAIGKGFVQQYYVLFDDPSQRPSLAAMYNPETSFMTFEGVQLQGTVKIMEKLNSLTFQKINRVVTSVDSQPMFDGGILINVLGRLQCDEDPPHPFNQVFVLKSVGTTFYCAHDIFRLGIHDTM; translated from the exons ATGTCTATGAATCAATTGAATCCAGCTTACGAAGCTATTGGAAAAGGGTTCGTACAACAATATTACGTGCTGTTTGACGACCCGTCCCAAAGGCCTTCGTTGGCCGCAATGTATAAC CCGGAAACGTCTTTTATGACTTTTGAAGGTGTTCAACTACAGGgtacagttaaaataatggaaaaattaaat agtttaacttttcaaaaaatcaatagaGTTGTAACTTCAGTGGACTCTCAACCAATGTTTGATGgtggtatattaattaatgtcttAGGTCGTTTACag TGTGATGAAGATCCACCTCATCCATTCAATCAagtgtttgtattaaaatcagTAGGTACTACTTTCTATTGTGCCCATGACATTTTTCGTTTAGGAATTCATGATACTATGTAA
- the LOC113549516 gene encoding uroporphyrinogen-III synthase-like, which translates to MSYSKSNTTFIIFKAYSEENDPIDPYINILNNEGYEANLVPTLEFEYHNFDVLNHKLQKPQDYSGMVITSPRCVRGIVKCLADSKLDDDWHKKPMFVVGETTSRLVNKELGFEPIGADSGNAMALIPIILKYKLSKPLLAPCGNLNLNILSDNIKTVKFENIEVYRTIPHNNLKTNLNMLLSQIKNQIGVIFFSPSGFRAILDLMPKQLFSQLHIFAIGPTTGAAIKEAGFILTGECEKPKPESMLEMIQSFIK; encoded by the exons atgtCTTATTCTAAATCTAATACgactttcattatttttaaagcttaTTCAGAAGAAAATGACCCAATAGAtccatatataaacattttaaataatgaaggaTATGAAGCTAATTTAGTACCCACTTTAGAATTTGAATATCATAACTTTGATGTGCTTAATCACAAACTACAAAAGCCACAAGATTATTCTG gtATGGTTATAACTAGTCCAAGATGTGTACGCGGAATTGTTAAGTGTTTGGCCGATAGTAAGCTAGATGATGATTGGCATAAAAAACCTATGTTTGTAGTTGGAGAAACAACATCTCGGCTGGTAAACAAAGAACTTGGTTTTGAGCCAATTGGAGCTGATAGTGGCAATGCCATGGCTttgatacctattattttaaaat ataaattaagtaaaccATTATTAGCTCCATGTGGAAatctaaatctaaatatactatcagataatataaaaactgttaaatttgaaaatatagaagTTTACCGGACTATaccacataataatttaaagacgaatttaaatatgttattgagtcaaattaaaaatcaaataggagttattttttttagtcctTCTGGTTTTCGTGCAATATTAGATTTGATgccaaaacaattatttagtcAATTACAT atttttgCTATTGGTCCTACTACAGGAGCTGCTATTAAGGAAGctggttttattttaactggGGAATGTGAAAAACCAAAACCAGAGTCTATGTTAGAGATGATACagtcatttattaaataa
- the LOC113550518 gene encoding protein spinster isoform X1: MPTQVLHSNRTVKTVLQIMNAEPSSAPNNNSQQHLMNDETVGGRSPITSRQKITVVILCFVNLINYMDRYTIAGILADIQHQFKIGDDKGGLLQTAFVISYMICAPVFGYLGDRYNRKFIMAFGVFLWSLTTIVGSYMNEYYLFLFFRSLVGVGEASYSTIAPTIISDMFVKDVRSKMLALFYFAIPVGSGLGYIVGSETARILGSWHWGLRVTPVLGMLAVLLIMFVMEEPERGQSEGYSHLTTTSWSEDIQLLCRNRSFMLSTAGFTCVAFVTGSLAWWGPQIMWSGLKMQEGYENVTINSVSLNFGIIAMAAGLIGVPLGSYLAQRLKVHYPTADPLICAGGLLISAPLLFLGLALADKYNYFVLVLIFFGQVSLNLNWSIVADILLYVVNPTRRSTAEAFQILFSHAFGDAGSPYLIGVISEILKKLFAKGTIPLLLVSVSLANNNLQTTNGDKQDNISNFHSLQYALFITSFVEVLGAMFFFFTASYIVKDKELAETETPADNGPDTVQNRYPVDETRLHGHSNPRFVA; encoded by the exons ATGCCGACACAAGTGCTCCACAGCAACAGAACCGTAAAAACCGTACTGCAGATAATGAACGCCGAACCATCGTCGGCGCCCAACAACAATTCTCAACAGCATCTGATGAATGACGAGACGGTAGGTGGTCGTTCACCGATCACTAGTAGACAGAAGATCACAGTCGTTATACTATGCTTTGTGAACTTAATCAATTACATGGACCGTTACACAATTGCAG GTATTCTAGCTGATATTCAACACCAATTTAAAATCGGAGATGACAAAGGTGGCTTATTGCAAACCGCATTCGTCATAAGTTACATGATATGCGCTCCGGTTTTTGGGTATCTAGGAGATAGATACAACAGAAAATTTATAATGGCTTTTGGTGTATTTCTATGGTCATTAACTACAATTGTTGGTTCTTATATGAAC gaatactatttatttttgttcttcCGGAGTTTGGTGGGTGTCGGTGAAGCTAGTTATTCGACTATTGCGCCTACAATTATAAGCGATATGTTCGTTAAAGATGTGAGGTCGAAAATGTtggctttattttattttgccatACCCGTGGGAAG cgGTTTGGGATATATTGTTGGCTCGGAAACTGCTAGGATCCTCGGTTCTTGGCACTGGGGATTACGCGTCACGCCAGTGCTCGGCATGTTGGCCGTCCTCTTGATTATGTTCGTTATGGAAGAACCCGAACGAGGTCAGAGCGAAGGGTATTCTCACTTAACTACTACGTCTTGGTCCGAGgacatacaattattgtgtCGGAA TCGGAGTTTTATGTTATCCACTGCGGGATTCACTTGCGTGGCTTTTGTCACTGGATCTTTGGCCTGGTGGGGTCCCCAAATTATGTGGTCAGGACTAAAAATGCAAGAAGGTTACGAAAATGTTACGATAaacag CGTATCGCTGAATTTTGGAATAATAGCCATGGCAGCTGGTCTTATTGGCGTGCCTTTAGGCTCATACTTGGCTCAACGGCTGAAAGTGCACTATCCCACAGCAGACCCGTTGATCTGTGCTGGTGGTCTTCTAATATCGGCTCCATTACTGTTTCTGGGACTAGCGCTTGCagacaaatacaattatttcgtGTTGGTTCTGATATTCTTTGGTCAAGTATCACTGAATCTTAATTGGTCGATCGTAGCCGACATACTTTTA tacgtTGTCAATCCTACTAGAAGATCAACAGCTGAAGcttttcaaattttgttttcacaTGCATTTGGAGATGCTGGTAGCCCATATCTTATTGGAgtg AtttcagaaattttaaaaaaactcttTGCAAAAGGGACCATACCACTACTTTTGGTTTCTGTGTCATTagccaataataatttacaaaccaCCAATGGTGACAAGCAAGATAACATTAGCAACTTTCATAGTCTTCAATATGCATTGTTCATAACAAGTTTTGTTGAAGTGTTAGGAGCTATGTTTTTCTTCTTTACTGCTTCCTATATTGTCAAGGACAAGGAATTAGCTGAAACAGAGACTCCAG CAGATAATGGACCAGATACTGTTCAAAACAGGTATCCCGTGGACGAAACACGTTTGCACGGTCATTCCAATCCCCGTTTTGTAGCctaa